A region from the Aegilops tauschii subsp. strangulata cultivar AL8/78 chromosome 5, Aet v6.0, whole genome shotgun sequence genome encodes:
- the LOC109759144 gene encoding AP-1 complex subunit sigma-1 produces MINFVLLISRQGKVRLTKWYSPYTQKERTKVIRELSGLILTRGPKLCNFVEWRGYKVVYRRYASLYFCMCIDADDNELEVLEIIHHFVEILDRYFGSVCELDLIFNFHKAYYVLDEILISGELQESSKKNVARLIAAQDSLVEAAKEEAGSISNIIAQATK; encoded by the exons ATTAATTTCGTGCTCCTAATCAGCCGCCAGGGTAAGGTGAGGCTCACCAAGTGGTACTCGCCTTACACCCAGAAGGAGAGGACTAAG GTCATCCGTGAGCTTAGTGGGCTCATTCTTACTCGAGGGCCAAAACTCTGCAACTTTGTCGAGTGGAGAGGTTACAAGGTTGTGTACAGAAG GTATGCCAGCCTCTATTTCTGCATGTGTATTGATGCTGATGACAATGAGCTTGAAGTCCTTGAAATTATCCATCATTTTGTTGAGATACTCGACCGCTATTTCGGCAGT GTATGCGAGCTGGATTTGATATTCAATTTCCACAAG GCTTACTACGTACTGGATGAGATTCTCATTTCTGGTGAGCTTCAGGAGTCTAGCAAGAAGAATGTTGCAAGACTTATTGCTGCACAG GATTCATTGGTAGAGGCTGCTAAAGAGGAAGCTGGCTCCATCAGTAACATCATCGCCCAGGCTACGAAGTAA